The following coding sequences lie in one Capsicum annuum cultivar UCD-10X-F1 chromosome 5, UCD10Xv1.1, whole genome shotgun sequence genomic window:
- the LOC107853681 gene encoding epoxide hydrolase A, with product MEKIEHKMIAVNGINMHVAELGQGSTILFLHGFPELWYSWRHQIVYFAEHGYRAVAPDLRGYGDTTGAPLNDASKFSILHLVGDLVALLEAIAPNEDSVFVVGHDWGATIAWHLCLFRPDKVKALVNLSVHFFPRNPQMNPVEGLKLLYGEDHYVSRFQVPGEIEAEFAPLGAKAVLKKILTYRDTAPFRFPKGKGLEALPDAPIALSSWLSEEDLDYFASKFEKTGFTGAVNYYRAFPIDWELTAPWTGAQVKAPTKFIVGEVDVVYHIPGVKEYLHNGGFKKDVPLLEEVVVLEGAAHFVNQEKPDEINKHIYDFIQKF from the exons ATGGAGAAAATAGAGCACAAAATGATAGCTGTAAATGGCATAAATATGCATGTAGCAGAACTAGGCCAAGGTTCAACAATCCTCTTCCTACATGGATTCCCTGAGCtatg GTACTCATGGCGCCACCAAATCGTCTACTTTGCGGAGCATGGCTACAGAGCGGTGGCGCCTGACTTAAGGGGTTATGGAGATACTACAGGCGCACCCCTTAACGACGCTTCAAAGTTCAGTATCCTTCACCTTGTGGGTGATCTTGTAGCACTGCTTGAAGCAATAGCTCCAAACGAAGATAGTGTGTTTGTTGTCGGGCATGACTGGGGTGCCACAATTGCTTGGCATTTATGCCTTTTTAGGCCAGATAAAGTTAAAGCCTTGGTGAATTTGAGTGTCCATTTTTTCCCAAGGAATCCACAGATGAATCCTGTTGAGGGACTAAAGCTTCTTTATGGGGAAGATCATTACGTCTCGAGATTTCAG GTACCGGGCGAAATTGAAGCTGAATTTGCTCCATTGGGTGCTAAGGCTGTTCTAAAGAAAATTTTGACATATCGCGATACTGCACCATTTCGTTTCCCTAAAGGCAAAGGCCTTGAGGCTCTCCCTGATGCTCCGATTGCCCTTTCATCTTGGCTTTCCGAGGAAGACTTGGATTACTTTGCCAGTAAGTTTGAGAAAACTGGTTTCACTGGTGCAGTTAACTATTACCGAGCTTTTCCCAT AGACTGGGAACTCACAGCACCATGGACAGGAGCTCAAGTTAAAGCTCCAACCAAGTTTATCGTCGGGGAAGTCGACGTGGTCTATCATATACCAGGTGTTAAAGAGTACTTACACAATGGCGGATTTAAGAAAGATGTTCCATTGTTGGAGGAAGTTGTGGTTTTGGAAGGTGCAGCTCACTTTGTCAACCAAGAAAAACCAGATGAGATTAACAAGCACATCTATGACTTCATTCAAAAGttctaa